From Hoeflea sp. 108:
GATCACCTGGACGTTGTTCCAGGCGGAGACGAACCAGCGCAGCGAGAAGCCGCCCCATTCCGACACCGAGGTGGACTCGTTGAAGGCATAGGCCACAAGCACGGCGATCGGCAGATAGAGCAGCACGAAGCAGGCAGCCGCTATGCCGGTGAAGCCGGTCTGGTGGCGGATCGAGAAACGCTTAGCCATGACGCGTCTCCGAACCCGAGGTGTTGCGGACATAGACCAGCAGCGCCACCATCACGATGGCCATGACCGTGATCGACAGGGCTGCCCCCAGCGGCCAGTTGCGCCCCTGGCCGAACTGCAGCTCGATCAGGTTGGCAAACATCATGTTCTTGCCGCCGCCGAGCACGCTCGGCGTCACATAGGCGCCGATGGCCGGGATGAACACCAGGATCGAACCGGCGATAACGCCAGGCCGGACCAGCGGGAAGATAATCCGGCGCAGCACCTGCCAGCGCGAGGCGTAGAGGTCGTAGCCGGCCTCGACCAGACGGAAGTCCAGCTTCTCCATGCTGGCATAAAGCGGCAGCACCATCAGCGGCAGGTAGACATAGACCATGCCCACCATGATGGCGAAGTCGGTGTAGAGCATCTGGATCGGCTGGTTGACGATGCCGAGATTGATCAGCGCCGTGTTGATGATGCCTTCGTTGCGGATCACCTGCAGCACCGCGAAGGTGCGGATCAGCAGGTTGGTCCAGAACGGAATGGTGATCAAGAACAGCCAGATGTCGCGCGTCCGCTCCGAACGCGTGGCGATGAAATAGGCGGTGGGAAAGCCGAAGATCAGCGTCGCCACCGTGGCCATCAGCGCCAGCTTCAGCGAGCGCCAGAAAATGGTGATATGGGCGCTCGCAAACGACAGCGTGTCGTCGAAAATGTCGCGTTCGAGGAAGACCGACATCCAGCCGTCGGTCGAGAATTTCCAGACGACGTCGCCATACGGCCCGGGCGTCAGGAACGAATAGATCAGCACGATCACCAGCGGACCGGAGGCGGCCAGGAAGATGATCAGCAGCGCCGGCGCCGACAGGAACCAGCGATTGCGGATCTCGCGTTGCTCTGCCTGTTTTTCGATTTCAGCAGCGGTCGCCATGGCTCAGTCCCTGAGGATCTGGGCCGCATCGTCGCCGATGACGATGCCGACGCGGTCGCCGCGTTCAAAGGCAGCCACCGCGCCGCGCGCGTTCTGCTGGCGCACGGTGAACGTCTCGCCGTCGTCGAGGCGGATGTGCACATGCGTGTCGGTGCCGAAATAGACGACGGTTTCGACGATGCCCGAGATATCGCCCTGCCCCTTGACGGCCTTGGCATGTTCGGGCCGGATCACGACGGTGGCGTCACCATCGGGCTTGAAGCCCTCGGCCACGGTCGCGGCTATCGTCGCACCCGACTTGAGCGTCACCTTGGCCTTGGCGCCGTCCAGACTGTCGATTTTGGCATCGAGGAAGTTGGTCTCGCCGATGAAATCGGCAACGAAGCGTTCGGCCGGCCGGTCATAGATGTCGCGGGGGCTGCCGACCTGCAGGATCCTGCCGGCCGACATCACCGCGATGCGGTCCGACATGGTCAGCGCTTCTTCCTGGTCGTGGGTGACGAAGATGAAGGTGATGCCAGTCTCATGCTGCAGACGCTTGAGCTCGATCTGCATTTCCTTGCGCAGCTTGTAGTCGAGCGCCGACAGCGGCTCGTCGAGCAACAGAACCTTGGGCTGCGGCGCCAATGCGCGAGCCAAGGCCACGCGCTGCTGCTGGCCGCCGGAAATCTGGCTGGTGCGGCGCTTGGCGAGCTTTTCCATGCGCACCAGCTTCAGCATCTCGGCGACGCGGGCGTCGATCTCGGCCCGCGGCTTGCCCAGCATCTCCAGCCCGAAGCCGATGTTCTGGGCCACCGTCATGTGCGGGAACAGCGCGTAGGACTGGAATACGGTGTTGACCGGCCGCTTGAACGGCGGCAGCGGCGCGATGTCCTGGCCGTAGAGCATGATCTCGCCCTCCGACGGGAAGTCAAAACCGGCAATCAGCCTCAGAAGTGTGGTCTTGCCGCAGCCGGAAGGTCCAAGCAGCGTGAAGAACTCGTTTTCCCGGATCGAAACCGAAACGGTGTCCAGCGCCGCGACCTGCGCCTCTCCCGTCCCGAACACCTTTCGAACCCCACGAACCTCGATCGCATTCTTACCCGGTGTGTCCGGCACTCAAACGCCCCATTGTTTTCGTCCACCTTCACAGTGGAACTTTTTTCCCTGACCGATTGTCACCACAGGCCAAATGGCTTGGCAACAACAGCACTCAATCATTTCGCCAGACGCTCGCCATGCGGCTCACGCCTGGTAGGTCACCCGCCCTCCGCAGATGGTGGTCACGGGCCGCACCTCGTGCAGCGCGGCCGGATCGGTCGCCTCCAAGTCGGCCGACAGCACGACCAGATCGCCGAAATAGCCCGGCTTGATCGTGCCCTTCCTGTCTTCCATGAACTCGGCATAAGCGCCCTCGACGGTGTAGCCTGCCAGCGCCTGGTGCAGCGAAACGCTCTGGTCGGGCATGTCGTCAGCCCATGGCTTGCGCAGCATGGCCGCCTGCATGCCCTGGAT
This genomic window contains:
- a CDS encoding ABC transporter ATP-binding protein gives rise to the protein MPDTPGKNAIEVRGVRKVFGTGEAQVAALDTVSVSIRENEFFTLLGPSGCGKTTLLRLIAGFDFPSEGEIMLYGQDIAPLPPFKRPVNTVFQSYALFPHMTVAQNIGFGLEMLGKPRAEIDARVAEMLKLVRMEKLAKRRTSQISGGQQQRVALARALAPQPKVLLLDEPLSALDYKLRKEMQIELKRLQHETGITFIFVTHDQEEALTMSDRIAVMSAGRILQVGSPRDIYDRPAERFVADFIGETNFLDAKIDSLDGAKAKVTLKSGATIAATVAEGFKPDGDATVVIRPEHAKAVKGQGDISGIVETVVYFGTDTHVHIRLDDGETFTVRQQNARGAVAAFERGDRVGIVIGDDAAQILRD
- a CDS encoding ABC transporter permease, giving the protein MATAAEIEKQAEQREIRNRWFLSAPALLIIFLAASGPLVIVLIYSFLTPGPYGDVVWKFSTDGWMSVFLERDIFDDTLSFASAHITIFWRSLKLALMATVATLIFGFPTAYFIATRSERTRDIWLFLITIPFWTNLLIRTFAVLQVIRNEGIINTALINLGIVNQPIQMLYTDFAIMVGMVYVYLPLMVLPLYASMEKLDFRLVEAGYDLYASRWQVLRRIIFPLVRPGVIAGSILVFIPAIGAYVTPSVLGGGKNMMFANLIELQFGQGRNWPLGAALSITVMAIVMVALLVYVRNTSGSETRHG